A portion of the Panthera tigris isolate Pti1 chromosome E1, P.tigris_Pti1_mat1.1, whole genome shotgun sequence genome contains these proteins:
- the PLEKHM1 gene encoding pleckstrin homology domain-containing family M member 1 isoform X7, giving the protein MLSVVENGLDPRAAIPVIKKKLVGSVKALQKQYVSSDTVVTSEDGDANTMCSALEAVFIHGLHAKHIRAEAGGKRKKSAHQKPLPQPVFWPLLKAVTHKHIVSELEHLIFVSTDVGRCRAWLRLALNDGLMECYLKLLLQEPARLCEYYQPTALLRDAEEGEFLLSFLQGLTSLSFELSYKSAILNEWTLTPLALSGLCPLSELDPLTTSGTELQRKESLDSISHSSGSEDIEVQHSGHKIRRNRKLTASSLSLDTAGSSQLSCSLNSDSCLLQENGSKSPDRSEEPMSYDSDLGTANADDSDPSLQEVLSEFSKAQVNSVPTNGLSGLSGEMEIPTGRASLPLPGLEASVPFDVPAEPLPPQASSGTQDGDRKQEPPPQAPGTLGLLQLGTAKAVPSVSILDQRPSSPVREAAARAVSPGSGQQKSLEDDGAARSLGVSSPTSPKSRSWISEDDFYRPPQEPPAESPSEPSVASSGGTPESQSGVLQHFSQGPRKSHSTGALDQACVPSPGGRPSRAAAAQEHQNFRVVHRRQMGLSNPFRGLMKLGTVERRGAMGIWKELFCELSPLEFRLYLNTEERTCVENCSLLRCEAVGPAHGDGRFELVFSGRKLALRASSQDEAEDWLDRVREALQKCRPQQEDEWVTIQYPEQPEDPPDAPQGGLPSHPDPPTEPETLQGTQFCWSSAQVPEPDAIKESLLYLYTDRTWMPYIFSLSLESLKCFRVRNNEKMLSDSHGVETIRDILPDTSLGGPSFFKIITAKAVLKLQAGNAEEAALWRDLVRKVLASYLETAEEAVTLGGSLDENCQEVLKFATRENGFLLRYLVAIPTEKGLDSQGCFCAGCSRQIGFSFVRPKLCAFSGLYYCDICHQDDASVIPARIIHNWDLTKRPICRQALKFLTQIRAQPLINLQLVNASLYEHVEQMRLVRRRREQLKLLGDYLGLCRSGALKELSKRLSHRNYLLESPHKYSVADLQQAWRPDLALHRSRTGRTKGSSMP; this is encoded by the exons GTTGCAGAAGCAGTACGTGTCCTCGGACACAGTGGTCACTAGCGAAGACGGAGATGCCAACACCATGTGCAGTGCCCTGGAGGCCGTATTTATCCACGGCCTGCATGCCAAGCACATCCGAGCCGAGGccggagggaaaaggaagaagagcgCCCACCAGAAGCCTCTGCCTCAGCCTGTCTTCTGGCCCCTCCTGAAAGCTGTCACCCACAA gCACATCGTCTCGGAATTGGAGCACCTGATCTTTGTCAGCACGGACGTGGGCCGCTGCCGGGCCTGGCTGAGGCTGGCCCTCAATGACGGCCTGATGGAGTGCTACCTGAAGCTGCTCCTCCAGGAGCCCGCCCGCCTGTGCGAGTACTATCAGCCCACAGCCCTGCTTCGAGATGCCGAGGAGGGCGAGTTCCTCCTCAGCTTCCTGCAGGGACTGACGTCCTTATCCTTCGAGCTCTCCTACAAGTCCGCCATCTTAAACGAGTGGACGCTCACCCCGCTGGCTCTCTCTGGGCTTTGCCCGCTCTCTGAGCTCGACCCCCTCACCACCTCTGGGACAGAACTACAGCGGAAAGAGTCTCTGGATTCAATTTCCCATTCCTCAGGCTCGGAGGACATCGAAGTCCAGCACTCAGGCCACAAGATCCGACGGAACCGGAAGCTCACGGCCTCCTCCCTCAGCCTGGACACCGCCGGTTCATCCCAGCTGTCTTGCAGCCTAAACTCTGATAGCTGCCTACTCCAAGAGAATGGCTCCAAGAGTCCAGACCGTTCCGAGGAGCCCATGTCCTACGACTCCGACCTGGGGACAGCAAATGCCGATGATTCAGACCCGTCTCTGCAAGA GGTATTGTCGGAATTCAGCAAAGCCCAGGTAAACTCTGTGCCAACCAACGGACTGAGCGGACTGAGTGGAGAAATGGAGATTCCCACGGGGCGGGCCTCActccccctccccggcctggAGGCCAGCGTCCCTTTTGATGTGCCCGCAGAGCCCCTCCCGCCCCAAGCATCCTCTGGGACTCAAGATGGGGACCGCAAGCAGGAGCCGCCTCCCCAGGCACCTGGCACCCTGGGCTTGCTGCAGTTGGGCACTGCCAAAGCTGTCCCCTCGGTGAGCATTTTAGACCAGAGGCCTTCCAGTCCCGTGAGAGAGGCGGCGGCCAGAGCAGTCAGCCCGGGGAGTGGCCAGCAGAAGTCTCTGGAGGATGACGGAGCTGCACGGAGCCTTGGGGTGTCCTCACCCACCAGCCCG AAGAGCAGGAGCTGGATTTCAGAGGATGACTTCTACCGGCCTCCCCAGGAGCCGCCCGCAGAGAGCCCTTCAGAACCCTCCGTGGCTTCTTCCGGAGGGACTCCAGAGTCCCAGTCTGGGGTCCTCCAGCATTTTTCTCAGGGGCCAAGGAAAAGCCACTCCACGGGGGCCTTAGACCAAGCCTGCGTGCCTTCCCCAGGAGGCCGGCCAAGCAGGGCAGCGGCGGCCCAGGAGCACCAGAACTTCAGGGTGGTGCACCGCAGGCAGATGG gGCTGTCCAACCCATTCCGGGGTCTCATGAAGCTGGGCACCGTGGAGCGGCGGGGGGCGATGGGCATCTGGAAGGAACTCTTCTGCGAGCTCTCCCCTCTGGAGTTCCGCCTCTACCTGAACACCGAGGAACGCACCTGCGTGGAGAACTGCTCCCTGCTGCGCTGCGAGGCCGTGGGGCCAGCCCACGGCGACGGCCGCTTCGAGCTGGTCTTCTCTGGCAGGAAGCTGGCCCTGCGGGCCTCCTCCCAGGACGAAGCCGAGGACTGGCTGGACCGGGTGCGGGAGGCCCTACAGAAGTGCCGGCCCCAGCAGGAGGATGAGTGGGTGACCATCCAGTACCCGGAGCAGCCCGAGGACCCCCCAGACGCCCCCCAGGgtggcctcccctcccacccgGACCCACCCACTGAGCCCGAGACTCTCCAGGGCACGCAGTTCTGTTGGTCCTCTGCCCAAGTTCCCGAGCCAGACGCTATTAAAGAATCCCTTCTGTACCTGTACACGGACAGGACCTGGATGCCCTATATTTTTTCCCTATCCTTGGAGTCTCTGAAATGCTTCCGAGTGAGAAACAACGAGAAAATGTTAAGTGACAGCCACGGAGTTGAGACCATCCGAGATATCCTGCCAGACACGAGCCTCGGGGGCCCATCCTTCTTCAAAATCATCACGGCCAAGGCCGTCCTGAAGCTGCAGGCCGGGAATGCTGAGGAGGCCGCCCTGTGGAGGGATCTGGTACGCAAGGTCCTGGCGTCCTACTTGGAGACGGCCGAGGAGGCGGTGACACTGGGCGGGAGTCTGGACGAAAACTGTCAGGAGGTGCTGAAGTTCGCCACGCGGGAGAACGGCTTCCTGCTGCGGTACCTCGTGGCCATCCCCACGGAGAAAGGCCTCGACTCCCAGGGCTGCTTCTGTGCAG GCTGCTCCCGGCAGATTGGCTTCTCGTTTGTACGACCCAAGCTTTGTGCCTTCTCTGGCCTCTATTACTGCGACATCTGCCACCAAGACGATGCCTCGGTGATTCCGGCCAGGATCATCCACAACTGGGACCTCACCAAGCGCCCG ATCTGCCGGCAGGCTCTGAAGTTCCTGACGCAGATCCGGGCCCAGCCCCTCATCAACCTGCAGCTGGTGAATGCGTCGCTGTACGAGCATGTTGAGCAGATGCGCCTCGTCCGGAGGAGACGGGAGCAGCTGAAACTTCTGGGGGATTACCTGGGCCTGTGCCGAAGTGGGGCCCTGAAGGAGCTGAGCAAGAG gcTCAGCCACAGGAATTACCTCTTGGAGTCTCCCCACAAGTACAGTGTCGCTGACCTCCAGCAG GCCTGGCGGCCTGACCTTGCCCTCCACAGATCGCGGACGGGGCGTACGAAGGGTTCCTCGATGCCCTGA